A DNA window from Helianthus annuus cultivar XRQ/B chromosome 15, HanXRQr2.0-SUNRISE, whole genome shotgun sequence contains the following coding sequences:
- the LOC110912715 gene encoding growth-regulating factor 1 isoform X2, producing the protein MDFGALNGLMSSENNKSNVISWGDSDHKTKWVGSGGGFCNQTSSVSAIAQDDISKTMLFQHHRSSNAAQHMLSFSLPNSQSYGVAGQFTPSQWMELEHQALIYKYITANATVPSNLLIPIRKALETAAFSRGNFRQNTFGWGALHVGFGNGSDPEPGRCRRTDGKKWRCAKNAVGDQKYCERHINRGRHRSRKHVEAQNCHSLPPTTTVAAAKLTTGSAALGHGIPGSKGASQDNRKANMEANVVSMLSSSPIPLKKSQFSNPEEQSTNTEFGVVCSDSLINPVHKSDAKSEHLLHQFMEDWPHSSQTTLSTTSERLDLSPVRMGLGVGKQEHRVPGGPLGEVLRHGTSNSPMGVTLKNG; encoded by the exons ATGGATTTTGGGGCGTTAAACGGGTTGATGTCTTCAGAAAACAACAAAAGTAATGTCATCTCTTGGGGAGATTCGGACCATAAGACCAAATGGGTCGGATCCGGAGGTGGGTTTTGTAACCAAACATCCTCTGTTTCCGCCATTGCTCAAGATGATATCTCCAAGACAATGCTGTTTCAACATCACAGATCTTCTAATGCCGCTCAGCATATGCTTAGCTTTTCTTTACCAAACTCACAAA GTTATGGTGTTGCAGGGCAGTTTACACCATCACAGTGGATGGAGTTAGAACACCAAGCTTTGATCTACAAATACATAACTGCTAATGCAACTGTTCCCTCAAATCTCCTTATCCCCATCAGAAAAGCCCTCGAAACCGCTGCGTTTTCGCGAGGAAATTTTAGACAAAATACTT TTGGATGGGGTGCATTGCACGTGGGGTTCGGAAACGGGTCGGATCCGGAGCCGGGGAGGTGCCGGAGGACGGACGGGAAGAAATGGCGGTGTGCCAAGAACGCGGTTGGTGACCAAAAGTACTGCGAGCGCCACATCAACAGAGGCCGACACCGTTCAAGAAAGCATGTGGAAGCTCAAAACTGCCATTCTctcccacccaccaccaccgttgcGGCCGCCAAGCTAACCACCGGCTCCGCCGCCCTCGGCCACGGCATACCGGGTTCCAAAGGGGCTTCTCAAGATAACAG AAAGGCAAATATGGAAGCCAATGTAGTTTCGATGTTATCTTCATCACCCATTCCGCTAAAAAAGAGTCAATTTTCCAATCCAGAAGAACAATCAACCAATACCGAATTTGGGGTTGTTTGTTCCGACTCCTTGATAAATCCGGTGCATAAAAGTGATGCAAAATCCGAACATCTCCTACACCAATTCATGGAAGATTGGCCTCACTCTAGCCAAACCACACTCTCAACCACTAGCGAAAGGCTCGACCTTTCTCCCGTTAGAATGGGGTTAGGGGTGGGTAAACAGGAACACCGGGTGCCGGGTGGGCCCCTAGGCGAAGTGTTGCGACACGGTACAAGCAACAGCCCCATGGGTGTGACCTTGAAGAATGGATAA
- the LOC118487565 gene encoding uncharacterized protein LOC118487565, translating into MDPSVLTYAAYLSGATPFVPPTFGYGQAGGSQLSQQQDEPEPDVDVVPETQTEPVQEKSKRGRRSHKKKEKDEPRRTKTHLKWTKDEEFVLTRAWLDISEDHETASFQMGPVFWDRVRALFYSTWVQGEHRDKDSISSKWTDINNKCHAFQEVYQLMSALDFIKSDDTSDVAFDDVGATPGEDAVVRGSDYRFEGSEYVNVPNVKGFTKATASKGSTRRSQRHLKG; encoded by the exons atggacccgagcgTTTTAACgtacgcggcttacttgagtggcgccACTCCGTTCGTGCCTCCCACCttcggctatggtcaagccggcgggtcACAACTGTCACAACAACAAGACGAACCCGAACCCGATGTCGATGTCGTGCCGGAGACGCAAACCGAACCGGTGCAAGAGAAATCGAAACGCGGCAgaaggtcgcataagaagaaggaaaaggacgAACCTCGACGTACGAAAACTCACCTTAAATGGACGAAGGATGAGGAATTCGTGTTGACTCGGGCGTGGCTCGACATTTCGGAGGACCACGAAACCg CAAGCTTTCAAATGGGCCCCGTTTTTTGGGATAGGGTTCGTGCACTCTTTTATAGCACGTGGGTTCAAGGCGAACATCGGGACAAAGAttccatttctagcaaatggaccgacatcaacaacaagtgtcaTGCGTTCCAAGAAGTGTACCAAC TTATGTCTGCTCTTGACTTTATAAAAAGCGATGACACTTCCGATGTTGCTTTTGATGATGTTGGTGCTACCCCTGGTGAGGATGCAGTTGTTAGGGGTTCTGATTATAGGTTCGAGGGTTCTGAGTATGTGAATGTCCCCAATGTTAAAGGTTTTACCAAGGCTACTGCTTCCAAGGGTTCTACTCGTCGTTCACAACGCCATCTGAAGGGTTGA
- the LOC110912715 gene encoding growth-regulating factor 1 isoform X1, whose product MDFGALNGLMSSENNKSNVISWGDSDHKTKWVGSGGGFCNQTSSVSAIAQDDISKTMLFQHHRSSNAAQHMLSFSLPNSQIAGYGVAGQFTPSQWMELEHQALIYKYITANATVPSNLLIPIRKALETAAFSRGNFRQNTFGWGALHVGFGNGSDPEPGRCRRTDGKKWRCAKNAVGDQKYCERHINRGRHRSRKHVEAQNCHSLPPTTTVAAAKLTTGSAALGHGIPGSKGASQDNRKANMEANVVSMLSSSPIPLKKSQFSNPEEQSTNTEFGVVCSDSLINPVHKSDAKSEHLLHQFMEDWPHSSQTTLSTTSERLDLSPVRMGLGVGKQEHRVPGGPLGEVLRHGTSNSPMGVTLKNG is encoded by the exons ATGGATTTTGGGGCGTTAAACGGGTTGATGTCTTCAGAAAACAACAAAAGTAATGTCATCTCTTGGGGAGATTCGGACCATAAGACCAAATGGGTCGGATCCGGAGGTGGGTTTTGTAACCAAACATCCTCTGTTTCCGCCATTGCTCAAGATGATATCTCCAAGACAATGCTGTTTCAACATCACAGATCTTCTAATGCCGCTCAGCATATGCTTAGCTTTTCTTTACCAAACTCACAAA TTGCAGGTTATGGTGTTGCAGGGCAGTTTACACCATCACAGTGGATGGAGTTAGAACACCAAGCTTTGATCTACAAATACATAACTGCTAATGCAACTGTTCCCTCAAATCTCCTTATCCCCATCAGAAAAGCCCTCGAAACCGCTGCGTTTTCGCGAGGAAATTTTAGACAAAATACTT TTGGATGGGGTGCATTGCACGTGGGGTTCGGAAACGGGTCGGATCCGGAGCCGGGGAGGTGCCGGAGGACGGACGGGAAGAAATGGCGGTGTGCCAAGAACGCGGTTGGTGACCAAAAGTACTGCGAGCGCCACATCAACAGAGGCCGACACCGTTCAAGAAAGCATGTGGAAGCTCAAAACTGCCATTCTctcccacccaccaccaccgttgcGGCCGCCAAGCTAACCACCGGCTCCGCCGCCCTCGGCCACGGCATACCGGGTTCCAAAGGGGCTTCTCAAGATAACAG AAAGGCAAATATGGAAGCCAATGTAGTTTCGATGTTATCTTCATCACCCATTCCGCTAAAAAAGAGTCAATTTTCCAATCCAGAAGAACAATCAACCAATACCGAATTTGGGGTTGTTTGTTCCGACTCCTTGATAAATCCGGTGCATAAAAGTGATGCAAAATCCGAACATCTCCTACACCAATTCATGGAAGATTGGCCTCACTCTAGCCAAACCACACTCTCAACCACTAGCGAAAGGCTCGACCTTTCTCCCGTTAGAATGGGGTTAGGGGTGGGTAAACAGGAACACCGGGTGCCGGGTGGGCCCCTAGGCGAAGTGTTGCGACACGGTACAAGCAACAGCCCCATGGGTGTGACCTTGAAGAATGGATAA